The region TCTATGTACGTCTTTCATAAGGCGAGTTAGATGGTAGCATGAACTAGCAGCATTTGCATTCgaatattgagacaagtaaagctgacacacatgAGGAATGGTATTGGTTTTATTAAGGAAATCCCAATGATTGATATAAGtagtgtcatttccaccccatttgcatgatgttttttttgttgtttaaaatggcaaaactattgcttagatatattaaaaaataaatcaagaaatatCAAGAAATAATTGCAAATTTTCATTTATGAAACTTGCAAATCTAAGCTAAACTTATTtaacattcggccgaaaattCTGCCCAAAACATATAGTGTAAACCTTAACTCACCTCTAGGAAGATCAATTGCAAAACATCAGATGCCCTGACACCCGAACTCGCAGCCAATGGCTTCACATGTTCATTTACTTCATGAAGTTTGCACCattctttaaaatataaaacacaaaaaacataaaTGTTACATGTGGGTAAAATATAGAAGATTAAAATTGTGCTTTACAAGATACCCATGAACACCGCAACTTTGTCACAGGTGGGATAGGATAGTAAAGATGATTTGATTTAAACAATACAACATTCCCTTGTATACCACAACTTTGTCACGGGTGGGAAGGGACACCTAAATCATAATTTtaattgtgctatacaacattccTTGTATACCACAACTTTGTCACAGGAGGGACAGGACACTAGAAATAATTTACATTATAGCACAATAGATAGTgtcctgttccacccatgataaagttgtagtatacatgggagtgttgtatagctcaatggaaatcatctatagtactctgttccacccatgataaagttgtagtatacatgggagtgttgtatagctcaatggaaatcatctatagtactctgttccacccatgataaagttgtagtatacatgggagtgttgtatagctcaatggaaatcatctatagtactctgttccacccatgataaagttgtagtatacatgggagtgttgtatagctcaatggaaatcatctatagtactctgttccacccatgataaagttgtagtatacatgggagggttgtatgataaagttgtagtatacatgggagggttgtatgataaagttgtagtatacatgggagtgttgaatagctcaatggaaatcatctttgtgctctgttccacccatgataaagttgtagtatacatgggagtgttgtatagctcaatggaaatcatctacagtactctgttccacccatgataaagttgtagtatacatgggagtgttgtatagctcaatggaaatcatctttgtactctgttccacccatgataaagttgtagtatacatgggagtgttgtatagctcaatggaaatcatctttgtgctctgttccacccatgataaagttgtagtatacatgggagtgttgtatagctcaatggaaatcatctttgtactctgttccacccatgataaagttgtagtatacatgggagtgttgtatagctcaatggaaatcatctttgtgctctgttccacccatgataaagttgtattaTACATGggtgtgttgtatagctcaatggaaatcatctatagtactctgttccacccatgataaagttgtagtatacatgggagtgttgtatagctcaatggaaatcatctttgtactctgttccacccatgataaagttgtagtatacatgggagtgttgtatagctcaatggaaatcatctttgtgctctgttccacccatgataaagttgtagtatacatgggagtgttgtatagctcaatggaaatcatctacagtactctgttccacccatgataaagttgtagtatacatgggagtgttgtatagctcaatggaaatcatctttgtactctgttccacccatgataaagttgtagtatacatgggagtgttgtatagctcaatggaaatcatctttgtgctctgttccacccatgataaagttgtagtatacatgggagtgttgtatagctcaatggaaatcatctttgtactctgttccacccatgataaagttgtagtatacatgggagtgttgtatagctcaatggaaatcatctttgtgctctgttccacccatgataaagttgtattaTACATGggtgtgttgtatagctcaatggaaatcatctatagtactctgttccacccatgataaagttgtagtatacatgggagtgttgtatagctcaatggaaatcatctttgtactctgttccacccatgataaagttgtagtatacatgggagtgttgtatagctcaatggaaatcatctttgtgctctgttccacccatgataaagttgtagtatacatgggagtgttgtatagctcaatggaaatcatctacagtactctgttccacccatgataaagttgtagtatacatgggagtgttgtatagctcaatggaaatcatctacagtactctgttccacccatgataaagttgtagtatacatgggagtgttgtatagctcaatggaaatcatctttgtgctctgttccacccatgataaagttgtagtatacatgggagtgttgtatagctcaatggaaatcatctatagtactctgttccacccatgataaagttgtagtatacatgggagtgttgtatagctcaatggaaatcatctacagtactctgttccacccatgataaagttgtagtatacatgggagtgttgtatagctcaatggaaatcatctttgtactctgttccacccatgataaagttgtagtatacatgggagtgttgaatagctcaatggaaatcatctttgtgctctgttccacccatgataaagttgtagtatacatgggagtgttgtatagcacaatggaaatcatctatagtactctgttccacccatgataaagttgtagcatacatgggagtgttgtatagctcaatggaaatcatctatagtactctgttccacccatgataaagttgtagtatacatgggagtgttgtatagctcaatggaaatcatctttgtgctctgttccacccatgataaagttgtagtatacatgggagggttgtatgataaagttgtagtatatacatgggagggttgtatgataaagttgtagtatacatgggagtgttgtatagctcaatggaaatcatctttgtgctctgttccatccatgataaagttgtagtatacatgggagtgttgtatagctgaatggaaatcatctatagtacactgttccacccatgataaagttgtagtatacatgggagtgttgtatagctcaatggaaatcatctttgtgctctgttccacctgtgataaagttgcGGCCTAGTATACATGGGATGTTGTATAGCACAGTGGAAATCAtcaatagtactctgttccacctgtaataaagttgtagtatacatgggagtgttgtctaacacaatggaaatcatctatagtgttcAATTCCACcggtgataaagttgtagtatacatgggagtgttgtatatcacaatggaaatcatctataatgCTCCGTTccacctgtgacaaagttgtagtatacatgggagtggtaccttgacttagtaactcggggtccgagatagtaacttggggcctcaacttagtaacttggtatccgagatagtaacacggaccctatatagtaactcggggtccgagatagtaattcgggccccggactttataactcagggtccgggatagtaactcggggtcagagatagtaagtcggggcctcgacttagtacctcggggtctgagatagtaacactgaccccgagatagtaactcgggtccgagatagtaacttggggcctcgacttaataactcggggtctgaaacagtaacacggaccccgagatagtaacgcggggtctgagatagtaattcagggccccgacttagtaacttcggGTACGAGgtagtaactcgggtccgagatagtaattgagggcctcgacttagtaacttggggtctgagatagtaactcgacccgacttagtaacttcggggtctgagatagtaacttcggggcctcgacttagtaacttcgggGTCCGTGATAGTAACTCTGGGCctcgacttattaactcgggtctgagatagtaacacgcacccagagattgtaactcggggtctgagatagtaactcggggccccgacttagtaattaggggttagagatagtaacttcggggcctcaacttagtaacttggggtctgagatagtaacacagaccccaagatagtaacccggggtccgagatagtaactcaggcctcaacttagtaactcgggtctgaaatAATAACACGGACCCTGATATTGTAActtggggtccaagatagtaactcggggccccggcGTAGTAACTGggggtcagagatagtaactcgggcctcgacttagtacctcggggtccaagatagtaacttggggcctcaacttagtaacttggtatctgagatagtaacacagaACCAAGATAGGAActtcgggtccgagatagtaattcgggcccgacttagtaactcgagtccgagatagtaacttggggccgaGATACTAATTGGGGTcctgaattactatctcagacccgagttactatctcggtctgtgttactgtttcagaccccgagttattaagtcgaggccccaagttactatctcgaccCGAAGTTAATAAgtcgggcccgagttactatctcgaccccgagttaataagtcagggcccgagttactatctcagacccgagttactatctcgggtcagtgttactatctcagacccgaaagttactaagtcgaagccccaagttactatctcggaccccgagttactaagtcgaggccccgagttactatctctgaccgccagttactacgtcggggccccgagttactatcttggaccccgagttacaATCTCCGGTCCGTGTTATTATCTCagaccgagttactaagtcgacgccgagttactatctcggacccgggttactatctcgggtccgtgttactatctcagaccccaagttactaagttgaggccccgagttactatctctaaccccaattactaagtcggggcccgagttactatctcggacccgagttacaatctcgggtgcgtgttactatctcagacccgagttaataagtcgaggcccgagttactatctcggaccccgggttactaagtcggggccccggtgtactatctcagaccccaagtcggggccctgagttactatttcggacccggccctaagttactaagttggggcccccaAGTTAGtaactcagacccgagttactatctcgttgtccgtgttactatctcagaccccgagttactaagttgaggccccgagttactatctcggtacccgagttactaagttggggccccaagttactaagttggggcccccaGAATTACtaactcagacccgagttactatctcgttgtccgtgttactatctcagaccccgagttactaagttgaggcccgagttactatctcggaccccgagttattaTATCTCTGACCCCAAGATATTAAGTCggaaccctgagttactatctaagGGCCCGTGTTATTAAGTCGGGGCCCGAAAGTTACTATATATCAGACCCTGAATTAGTATCTCGGGACCTTGAGCTACTATCTCGGATCCCAAAGTAGTATCTCGGggccccgaattactatctcggactccgagttactaagtcgggcccccgacttactatctcggaccctgagttactatcttggggtccgtgttactatttcagataccaagttactaagttgaggccccaagttactatctcagacccgagttactaagtcgaggtccgtgttactatctcagacccgagttactaagtcgaggcccgagttacaatcttggaccccgagttaataagacgaggcccgagttactatctcggaccccgagttactaagtcgaggccccaagttactatctcagacccagagttactaagtcggggcccgagttacttaaagtcgaagttactatctcggggtccaagttactgtttcagaccccgagttactaagtaatTAAGGGCCCAGGGTGTAGACATCACCCTGGGTgtagacataattattgcacagtccctatagTATTGTGTTGTCGTGGATACATGGTAGTTGATAAATTACTCGATCAAATCATTTGGATaacgggtactacaccctgcccaattttgtgcctattttttacatttttctcaaaaattatagagcattggtgacaagtaagatatgtatattataggggcaaggactacaactgctacactggaaattttatttcagcacagacagcagttgtggagttacagtcaaaattagggaaaaccaatatttgatcaataaatcaataactacttgccttgagttgctgaattttcagtgcagtagttatagtccttgtctctataatatacatatctaggccctatatcttacttgtcaccaatgcactatgatttttgagaaaaacacaaaaataagcaaaaaataggCTAGGGGTGCAGAACCCCCTCAAACATAATAGATCCCACACAATTTAAAACCAACATAACCCAACATCTACAAGAAATCTATAGactaaaatttgcatgcatgcacATATCAACCTAACCGTTTTACTCCTCTAGGACTGTTGGGCagtatcaagatcaagatgatgTGCAAATTCCAAGTTAGACTTCATCATGTTCTTGCTGTCATTGACATATTTGTAGAGACGACTAGAGTCCCCGCTATATGTCGAATGTATGGACTAgggtagcccgaaacatcatggccctgttccttcctcactagggccatgaatgccctacGTCACGTAAAAAACGGGCACCGTGAACTCACGTCAGCGGTGATGACgccacactgacggcatctatttatagaaagaattcaaaacattttccatcctcaaatgtgctcaaaatatacgaacatgcaccaaatatgttttgtttaagtctcatcttcacgtgaggaatggtaggaagtggtatttatgagaaaacgtggtattttatgtgtaccctggaccagatatgctcaggagtctcagaccttcgtacggagaaggacagtggaaatcaggggtaggcctacagcattaaggcccaaaagtcgggggtgttttcctgtgtttttcactccagagcttgcagaaaatccaaatacatggggtgaaaattaaatcttgggggtgaaaaatattttgcagtgtagtcaggggtaggagtacggTCCAAAAGTAGCTAGAGGGTCAgttttcacccccgagcttgcacatattcccaatagagggtgaaaattaatatttttaaatttaggggtcattcaccccgCTACCCctagtggaaatcgtagtgacggacgtgtgagtacctcgggctaggaCTAGGGAGCCAATTgtcaaaagccgtaactcacacatatTATACGATACAcctatcgaatgtgtgtcatcggtccAGTCATCGGccttgtaggaacccatggattaggTCCATgtacacatacgatgggtgtacccCGCTAGAGTCCCGGAGTCTAGAGTTTTAAATTATACTATGTAGTATGTACAGTACTCGGAGAACGTGGTTGTGTATATTTTTTCTGTATACGTCGCTATTTATAGAAAGGATAAATCAACTTGAGAAAATATTGTGACTTGCTCAAGTTGTTATACTCGCGTACATACTCACACTGTACAGAGTTGTACAGTATGTACAGTGCAGAAACTATCACAGCTTTTGGTATTAATATTGGTAAGCTTACACTACCATAATTCATTGCAACTGGTAAGAAACTGGACGAAATGTACACTTACTGTTgtttaaaatgcttgaattccgaaATTACTGGTTAGAAACTGGAACAAAAGTACACTTTTCTATAATACTGTGGTTTAAAATTCAACCGCCGTGTGTGTGTTAATTAATTTCACTGTGGTGACGAGCTAGATGATCCGCCTAGATCTATTAATAACATCATTCACGATCTGTACGAGTcgattattaaaaaaatgtatgacgCGGATGACGTagagttcattaatattcatatatactaCTACGATTTCATCATGAGAGGGGTCTGGCACACGACAACGGCAGTGTCACTGTAGTATAAAGTCTACAATGTATGTTATTACAATTCGATAGGGTGATTGAGTCATAATAatacgggaaaatacaagaaagtaagtttgtttttctaccccatgtaacaacatttttaatattttgattgaatcaacgtcttaaataaagataaaacttttatttaaatttgattttttgggacaagttgagacaagcttaagagatacgaactcctgaacagcgccatcccgaatttcagccgacactctcgcctccttaccagttccggccatgatattgttccgagggcctattgcccatgtacattcgattcggaacattttctgaacagatttgtaatgttgagctcctattctatcgtttttatcaaaacaaccaagagtcactcaaatgtggttccctcgggacgccgatatatttcgcataggcgctattttttaccggaactatgaaaggttacaccaaatgcggaaggatttagtgtagtgcactagactgctgccctcagtcgtcaaccgtctggattgacgactgagaaaactacgtggaaaaaaagtgacggattttgcaacaggattcctgtggcatagagcatgcgcagttgtgtccaaattgaccttttgaccgagtttgttgtttttagaagttcagagcgcgatcttgtcacagcggcgcggtacagcgacgcggtacacgggcgccgctagtcagtcgcgctacggcgcacaaccaaagacgcattgaatagttttcagaagtccgtcatgatattggctgtaagataatcagtcgtcactacgaagcatacacagtacatgcgaagtgtagacggctgattggaattagtctagtagTGCACTCTGAAAACGCGCTCAAAAGTCAGAACTTTTCTTTTGGGTCAGGAAAAATGCCAGGGAAAAATGCTGAAGGAAAATAACTATCTTTCTCtctccaaaaaaacaaaaacaaaaaaaacacagaaaaaatcgcaaaaaaataatgtaaacacTACTAGAGTaatgtgtgtgtcggagagacccgcTGTAAATTCACATTCCACTTTGCAGCAAATAAGGTAGGCCccctatttttgtcatttttagacaTGGATTCAAataaacgcatttcgcatttgacttttttgacctgctataggcctacagcaaaaaACATGTtgtcttttttttggcctaaattttcTTGTTctaaaaaaagtgaggatttgtTACACTaaaatgctatgaacacatgatTAGATAATTAAAACAATCGAAATGAGACAAAACAGGAGAGAAGGATAGCTAATTTTCTATTCAAAACCCGTGCAAAGATAGGCCTACAAGTTGGAGCCCAAATTAGGCAATAGGCCTATTCTTCACATTGATTGCCTTGAGATTCCAGACTTTGAGATTGAGTCGGATTATGACTCATTATGAGTACATGAAGGTGCaaaattcttctgtcgacttgcgtGGAGTAAAAACAACACAtctctgtcaataaagtggatcagtgcagaaagaagcaTGTTTCCTGtagaaagagagtgattggcgAAAGAATCATCTTAGCTGGAGAAAGTGTCAACTGTGCAAGGATTTGAGCGTTTGATGAAAGCAGCATTTATaatttctgtgcgaggattttacaCAAAGGATATAAATGCAAGtttacaatggacttcgctgaacagtgattttcgcaggataagCGAACAAGAATTATActcactctaaatttcaaggatttaaaataaatcccaagggactgtgattagggaccaatcaagtgctagatttaaaattaaatctttaagatttaaaattaaatctttaagatttaaaattcaaatctataagattaaatttaaatctaaaattgattggtccctaactacagtcttaaggatttatttttaaatccttgtaatttagagtgtacatcaGCCCGCCAGAATATTGATCCAGAACATTATAATCATCAAGAAGACTGTTTGTGATtatgtgattatattgtatgtgcatcagtttatcaatcatattttacttttaattaaagacctgatattgttaacttaatcaaacagtgtattattcTTGTGCATTTTTggcgattttggccttgagtcattatgGCTCGTAacagtccctaacacacactgtcaactTCCCCATACATCAATTGGACCCTTTAATTTTTTGGAGCTCGCGCTATCCCTGATGCCTACATTAACTTGTCGTTTGTTGTCGTCTCTGCATACCGTAGTGTAGGCCCTATGCTTTTTACTTGTTTGCCCGCATCAAGTTGGTGTACATTTTTAGTCAACAATTATTTATGCTTCTGAAATATTTCAGCCTCTTCGATAACGTTTGGTGATTACATAAGGAGTGCGAGACGTCTTGAACGACGCGAAGGCATCCCGTGCAACGAACTTGAACTTCGAAAGAAGGTAGGAGTGGTCACTTAAATTTTCCGATTGTAGGCCCTAtccaatcaaaaatattgatttttcgaACTTTCGCCAATTACAGTTAAAACTCCAATTGAATACGGTATATGATCAGTCAGAAGGAATTGGTTTTCAATCCTGCGccttttcgtgatcctagcatcctctttttatgacatttttcagtagatatccacgaaaaaagcttattcccaaaatttcagttgattccgattttaatatacttttatacatttaaaaatgtgcattacactgctccatagacaatgtgtggtaatttcgttctggtgcaccagatcGAAATTTAaatgtcacgatatctttgctaaacgaactaatctgcaagatatttttgtacataaacattaaccagaggtttccagtgatataaaaatctcaactttttttgagaaaagtggggatcacgaaatgcccttttaagttattAAAGTACAAATCTTTTCTAAATAAAATTAAACGATTTATTAATACCCTTTGTTTCTTCTACAGTTTCTTGAATACGATCGCGATCACAATGGGAGAGTGACTTGGCATGATTTTATTATGGTAGAAGCTGTCAACTACTTAAAGAAACTACCCAATGTAAgctaacataaaatgcaatgttaAAGGAGtctttcgtgatcctaacatcctcttttatgacatttgtcagtagatatccacgattttgtgtttgcgagttaggCATGATTGAGGCCACTGtaagttgtaatttcgttctggttttgctaaacgaattaatctggttttggtacataaacattatgtagccagaggtttccagcggtATAAAATTCTCAGCTTTTTTTTAGAATAGTGggggtatgaggctgtggatcatgaaatgtccttttaattaatgataaaaatgacataaattgaatattatagataaattacagaaaaaagtaGGCCTAGTACATATTTATTTACATTGTATCTATTTTTTCTAAAATCCTCTGTCCCGGTTGAAAAATGTCTTACCGTAATGTTAAATGTATAAGCCACGGCTATTCTGCAGGCGGAGGTATTGGCTCCTGATCCTACCTCAGTTATCTCACCGCTAAACTAGTGATATTTTTAAGCactgggcctaggcctatagcctaATTATTATAAACCTGATATTCAAGCTGGCGACTTTTTCAAACTTTGATTTTCTAATTTCTtgttgaaacaattttgtttatttgtattatttcttctttaacctgggacactcaatcagttgaaaacacaatattaatcacctgttcttccttgaggcccaaaTATCATGATAATGAAATGCTCACTCAGACTGTGAGACATTTTTAACCCATCCAGTAAATTCACGCTCACATATCTCTTTAAAATGGGAGCgttaatattttgcatttatttagTGTTTAGCTTCGAGTTGATGActacatatcaaattttgaaatttatgttATAATCTCAGGTCCACAGAAATATAGCTGTGTTTAGCGACTGCTCAATATTTTCAGGGGCGATTATTGGAGTTGTGGCGAAAAAAatcaatacccccccccccccgttccgcctccactcaaaattttcggattcccaaTTTGTTTCCCCCTCGCCtgttctccatttaaaacttaatattcccactcaacatgctcaaggttCAAGTAAACAATATTCAGACTACCCCTTTAAGACCCAACAAGGCCCTCAAACTCCTATCACCCCTAgctaaatattgaacggtcccttaagtcataaattttatgtttttgctTGGTTTGATTgtcttattgttgttgttgttgttgttgttgttgttgttgttgttttgttaaaCAAACACTTATCGAATTTTTCAACACTTAGCACGAAATATTACGGTTTCTAAAACCTCTTGAGGTAGACCGATTGAGGAGACTCTTCCGCCACCTGGATGCAGCAAATACGGGCGTGCTAACCGTGCCAGAATCTGAGAAGGCTTACAGGACGTGGCTTACAAGCTTAGAGTAAGGAAAGAACCATTATTAAGGACGAATCCTTGttaaatgtagaatttaatttgattaaaatttgtaatacttgcgatatatctttatttgaattgatgtgtttaagaatgagaataaaggtaagTGTTTTTAGGCGCTGTCgagcatctatcgtctcatataacacgggcgacatcattatttttggcgtataacaaatatgagatgatagatgcaagacagcagctaaaaacaattacctttattctctaaataaaccATCAATATATATCTATTCCCAGCATTCTACATTGATTTGAATGTCATCAATCTGATGTTGCGTAATCGTGAAAATAAATTAGACAACTCGGAATCATGTAGCTTAGAGCCGTAATTACGAGATATGTGtttgatacgatttctcggttttgagatatagcataaaaatgtcattaaatgcgtgtaagttagggtatggggtgtttgaTGTTGCATTTCAGCTCACGCACTCTTTTATGCAGCCACGATTTCATAAATTTCCCGTGCGGC is a window of Amphiura filiformis chromosome 2, Afil_fr2py, whole genome shotgun sequence DNA encoding:
- the LOC140145889 gene encoding PHD finger protein 24-like, whose translation is MDVMSELLTTFDDFYDAYDETGSSSITFGDYIRSARRLERREGIPCNELELRKKFLEYDRDHNGRVTWHDFIMVEAVNYLKKLPNHEILRFLKPLEVDRLRRLFRHLDAANTGVLTVPESEKAYRTWLTSLDIPVQGEMIKSEQRASGPNHNRLITWERFIRNKALSIITARPNTRTLRPYLTSMEHHWMDS